The nucleotide window GCTGGGCGCGGCACCTACGTGGTGGCGGGCCGCCCCACCTTCGGGCCGGCTACAGGAGCACCCCCGGATTCAGCAGACCGTCGGGGTCGAGAGCCTGCTTGATCCGCGCCGTCAGTTCCATGACGTCGAATCCCACCTGGTCGGGCAGCCAGCCCTTCTTCAGGCGTCCCACCCCGTGCTCGCCGGTGATGGTGCCGCCCAACCGGATCGCGAGGTCCATGATCTGGCCGAACGCGACCTGCGCGCGTTGCGCCTCGGCCGGGTCGGCGGGGTCGAACACGATCAGCGGATGCGTGTTGCCGTCGCCCGCGTGGGCGATCACCGAGATCATCACCCGATTGTCGTCGGCGATCTCCGCCACGCCGTCGATGAGATCGGGCAGGGACGGCAGAGGCACGCCGACGTCCTCGAGCAACAACGATCCCAGCTTCTCCACGGCCGGGATCGCCGCGCGTCGGGCGGCGGTGAATGCCTCGCCCTCGATGGGATCGTCGGTCGCGAAGACCTCCCCCGCACCGTTGGTCTCGAAGGCCTTCCGGATGAACTCGACCTCGGCCGCGCCGGCGGCACCCGGGGCGTCGGACTGCGCGACGAGGAGCGCGCCGGCCTCCCGGTCGAGGCCCATCCGCATCAGATCCTCGACGGCGTTGATGGCGACCGAATCCATGAACTCGAGCATCGCCGGACGGATCTCTGCGGTCACCGCCAGAACGGCCCGGCTGGCCTCGTGCACCGAACCGAACACTCCGACAACGGTGCTCGCCGGACCCTGCGGCGGCAGGAGCCGCAGGGTGACCTCGGTGATGATCCCGAGGAGCCCTTCGCTTCCGACGAACAGTTTGGTCAGCGGCAGGCCTGCGGAGTCCTTGAGCTGCTTGCCCCCGACCCGGACCGCGCGTCCATCGGCGAGCACCACCTGCAGACCCAGGACGTAGTCGGTGGT belongs to Gordonia sp. KTR9 and includes:
- a CDS encoding FAD-binding oxidoreductase, giving the protein MSADPSSLADSLPDGMVVTDADILAGYRQDRAADPTAGTPLALVRATTTEHVQITVRWCAANGVPIITRGAGTSLSGGSTAVDGAIMLSTEKMRDIEVDPATRTAVVQPGLFNSEVKAAASAHGLWYPPDPSSFEICSIGGNVATNAGGLCCVKYGVTTDYVLGLQVVLADGRAVRVGGKQLKDSAGLPLTKLFVGSEGLLGIITEVTLRLLPPQGPASTVVGVFGSVHEASRAVLAVTAEIRPAMLEFMDSVAINAVEDLMRMGLDREAGALLVAQSDAPGAAGAAEVEFIRKAFETNGAGEVFATDDPIEGEAFTAARRAAIPAVEKLGSLLLEDVGVPLPSLPDLIDGVAEIADDNRVMISVIAHAGDGNTHPLIVFDPADPAEAQRAQVAFGQIMDLAIRLGGTITGEHGVGRLKKGWLPDQVGFDVMELTARIKQALDPDGLLNPGVLL